The Spea bombifrons isolate aSpeBom1 chromosome 4, aSpeBom1.2.pri, whole genome shotgun sequence genome segment GGGAAGAAGTCTTGAAGGTTTTCTACAGCAAATAGGTTGACTTACTTTCAAATGCTGGCCTATGCCCACTGCCCTGGATAGATGATCTGCTAAAATGCTGCAAAAATGCTTATTACTACATAATGTCAGTAACTTTGCTGTAAAATTTGTAGCATTTCAGGTCAGTCAAGTacaaacataaaagaaaaaatatgagaTCTGGCATTGTATACCCGGTTTTCTGTAAGAATGCTGCTGTTTTTTCCAAAAACCAGTTCTGTGGCACCTTTGATCAGGGCTGATGCTGTTCCTCCAGATACATGTTCGTAATTTAATGTTGGGTCATGGAGTATCTGTTGACAAACCTTTCGCACCGGTGCAGGAACCCATGGTTTTCCATCATCTGACAAAAACACTGTAGAAAACCGATCaaattgtaatttttcactctgatataaattgatatttacatacacacataattgCATCTTGGCCCGAATACAAACAAGATGTAGTTGGGTATGGTATcctttatctgtttttttgctAGAGGGGGGTAACATTGTATCACCAGGCCCGGATTGGACATCTGGTACAAATGCCCTGTGGGTCACTGAAACTTGCCCTACAACACCCTGGGAGTGGTGCGACCActagctggatatgcccagccgcACTGTACATGACCATAAAAATGGCTGTGCCTATCCAGACGTCGGCCACACTTATGTTATCGATGCCAGGGCTGATTTTACCATTTCAGTACCACGGACCTCTGTTTTTAAGTAGCTTAGGGCCGTTACCACGTTTTATGAATGAAgttctaaatacattttattccatttaCTGGAATCCCATCTGTTgtctttataataattatatctgGCATCGACCTAATACTGCTATTCATTTATTAGAAACCCTATATAACTGGTTGTCATGTACTATGATGTCAGTTGGAACCAGTTGAGTTTTGAATCTTGAAATAGAGAATTGCAGAATGTAGGAACTATACAATGTGTCTGCTACGGTACACACCAACAAGAAATACCACTAGAATATGTCAGCAGTATTCACCTGTACATCACAAGGCTATAGAATATTATGTCACTCCTCTTACCTCTTTGCCCAAGAAAGATTTTTTTGAcatctttatcttttttaaagGTCTCTTCTAACTGGCTTTCCTTTTCACAAGCAGCAGGAGGGACATCAAGAAACACTGACAGGGAGGTCATTGTGTTTGCACCATGTCTCCTCTAATGAGCCATGAGGAGGAGcgttaaattattttgttctgaaagggttaacttaaGCTTTCTTTACACTCTGAATCATTGACAACCTGCCAATCTGGTAGGGCCTTGTCCAGGTCCAATAACTTTCCTGTCTCTAAACATTAAGCTTCCCTTGTTGGTAAGACAACAACATTTCAATAGCATTGGTAACCATGGTGATGTCAACAGTCTTAGTACAACCTTTGTGTTGTCACTTTTTTCAAGTATGAAAAGCAGCACAAAAGGCTGCAAAATGCTTGTATTTTCAAAGCGGAAGTACAATTTAATTATCAATTTCCATTGTTTTTACAAACAGCCTTTAACCTTTTGAGAGCCAGACGAAAGATCACAGTATAACACTTTCTATTTAGTGCTTAAAGGGGCAGAGCTCTCAATATGTAAGAGCGAGAAAGAGGGGtgtgataaaaacatttaaatacatttaagaagAATTTAGCAAAATACAGAAGTGAAGCTGAAAccatataaaatgataaaacctatgaaaataataataataataagatattcCTCTTGAAATCACAATCAAAATGAAGTTACCCGTCCTAATATCCCAGGAAGGCATTACTGTAACAGCGCATTTGGAAAGGATTGCAACGTGTATAATGgtatataagtgtataagaGTTAGTATTCAGAGAAGTCTGGCTAGCAGATGATGTATTTATGAGATGAGGATCGTTGTCTGTAATATATTGTTTCTTCTTACCCATTCAAGATTCAAGCAGATGGTGCATGCAGATTTCCTTCTATTGGGTCCTAGCATTAGCTCGAAATTCTCTTTAATTTGTTTGTGACCACTATACTCATCAATAATTAAAGTTTTCTTAGTTCCAAATAATTCTCATGATAATATCTGCTTATAATAATGTATTCCATTAATTAATATTGACAATGACATTAGTCCGAAGGGCCCCTAAGATAGCTTTACTGATATTTTTGGGCGTTAATGTGCTGTGTTGTAAGCCTCCTTacagaagtgggtcttgagggattttttgaaggaataaagagTTGATTTTCAGTGGATCTAGTGGGAACTGATCTCAGAGAGATTCCACAAgcctatataatatacagttagATCTGGAAATATTTTTGACACTGGCagaattttcataattttggctCTGTACGCCACCACAATGGATTTGAATTTAAATAATGCTTCTtatagccagggccggcccgacaatggagccgagtggggcaactgctccaggcggcactttaggaCGGGCGGCACCTTGTCGCcccaagtgcttttttttttttaaagcggaagagagagagagaggcgtcgagcggttttcgcttaccaagttgtcagtacccgctcggcgcccctctcctctgcgagccctctcgctcggtctctgtgccggcttgtaatgctgagcgccggaagatgacgtcatttccggcgctcagcattacaagccggcaccgagaccgagcagggagactcgccgcaggactgctgaaaggtaagtacaaggggggggaataagggtagataatgggggggcggcagggagggagaggaagggtagataatgggggggcattttaaacttcaccccaggTAGCACtttgtcttgggccagccctgcttATAGTGACTGTATCACTAATAATAAACCCCTTACAGAATTCATTTTTGTCCTTCAAAAGTTGGTAAAAATGTGTAACTCCCATAAATCGCCAGCAGAGGGCACTAGGGGACTAGTATCTGATCTTTATTCTGCTGTAGTGTAAAAATTAATGTTTAAAGCAATAGTAAAACCAACATCCAATAGTACCATTATTTTGTTGTGATATGTCTAAAAAACTGTGAGGCAAACACAAATGTGAGAATACTTTGTTTGCTTCTTAGCCCAAAACATTATTGAAGTTGTGCATTACAACACTTCTAAATCAGTTTTGACAATGtctcttacatttaaaaaaataattatcatcatcatggttgcattttatttataattctcTAGCAGATTCAATAGAGGTATTACAGTGAGGGTAGAAAATGATTTTAACAATtacattaacccattcagtcccctatggacgtaccataCATACCTAAGGAAGTAAAAACCTAAGGAAgtggggtatttccataattttgtgaggattcagaggggaaaatatatcaaaagaaaaccctctctctccttgaaaaaacaatatatcgttTACATaggtacactattcgcaggaaaagggaataatcactgaaccgacatttttaaaatttctccaggacttgaggtactgaaggggttaaaataacaataaacagtATTAACAAAACTATGGATGAAAGACAAATTGTATAGAAGGGGCATTTGCTCTTGTAATTCCATTATCTAATAGGAGGTGGGATGGGAGTGAGATAGAATGGGACATAGCACTTGGGCAAGGATTATTCGATTGCAAGTCAcatcaaaaaaaagacagtggCCCGGAGAGCTTACAGATGAAGAGAATAAAACGTATGATTTTAATTGCAGTGAGGGTATTGTGGATGGGAAGAAgtcagaataaagaaaaaaataattagaagaAAACCACAATAAAAATTTAGAACTagtgagaaaaattaaacttaaaaGTTTTTGTGATGAGTTCACTTTGGAAGAGTGAGCCGCATTTTTGCACCAAACTAGTGGCTACATCACAAGTGACCAGAACAGTTAATTACATGCAAGCAGCTAATGCGTGACTACTGAGACTGACGGCATAGAAGATAAAGCAACAATATGTAGAGGGTTCAGATGTGATAAGGGGGCTCTGAGGATCAGAGTACTATTTCTTAACATTAGCTTAAAATGCGATAATAAGGGGTTTTGGGAAGAGGATCATGTATGGAACATGAATAGCTGGATAAGCCATGATAATAAACAAGCGTGAAGAGGATCAGTTTTAATAGTGATATATCAAGCatgaacaaagggttaaataaggtTCTACAAGTTGGATCTGAGTCGTAGGAATGACTAACCAAGCATGAGTCACAAAAATAAGGTGAATCAGAATTGTGATGTACCTGTAAGTGTGTGCGAGAGAACATGGTTAACGTAGACGAGCAGATTTGCCAGGTGATATGTATAAAGCAAAATTGGAAGAAAACTAGATTCGTACATGGCGACCAAAATCGATTaggattacatttttcatttattttttttaatgcattctgACGGAATTAAAAGGTTATTTTTCTTtgctatataaaattataaaagcgCATCCTGAATATATCCaaataattctaaaaataaaaattttgtaGCCAGTCACTCCCGGCATCCAATGAAAAGGGTGAGAGACAAGTGGATCTTCAAAAAGGCGCCCATAGAACTACTGGACAGAGCATGAAGTGGCTATGGGTAAACTAACATTAcgaaaaacaggaaaataatatgaaaataatatattgtgcAAGCAACCCGAGTGAAGAGTGAGCTATTTCCCGCGCATATAATATGAACAAacaggagaaaatatatttcccaGACAAGTTGTCCCTATATTCATAAATATACAGTGCAATTATACAAAGTCTCTTTGAAGGTAGTCGGATGAAGCAGATGTTGCGTAAGTAGACAATGGAGGTGCCATCCTGGAAAATAACATTGCATGTGATCTCGCAAAGCAAAGGGCAAGCATACggtatttatatttagtttGAATAACAGCGGGCAGCGGCATGGTATAAACCATACGCGGGCCGTattatgttttttccttttgctggCGCGGCCACCTATCTTTTTTCCTGCTGAGAAATCAGAATCCTAGTAAGGAGAGAAGAGATGCAGTTTTCACTGGAAGAGGAAGTGAACAGAAATAGCCCTCTTTTGTGCAGTGATTTATTACGGATGAGGGCATCAGTCCAAGTAGGCATTTAACAGCCAGAAGAAAGCAAATACAACCGAAGATTGCGGAGGAAGTAAGTTGTATATGTGGCATTGAGTGAAGTTTCTCCCATGAGCCACTCCTATTGTTTCTTGCGTGCCAAGCATAATTTGCTTACAAATGCCAAGTTTAAAGACTTCATTTGGGATTTGGGGGATTTGGTTGGTCATCTCAGCCATGTCCGTCTTCATTTATTCCAAGACTTCTATCAGAGAGTTACATAACCAAGAAGTCAAGGGTCATATTActctgcatacatacatacatacatacatacatacttacacatgtatagggttatgtataaaatgctGTCCTCGTTACCATAGCAAGAAATGGAATATTACATTCTAGGCATACAACACAGATATACAAAGAAGAGATTTCGATATATGTAGCTTGGTAGAGAGACGggagagaggagatgtgatggaaatatttaatgacattaaaatattcaataaagTCCAAGGAAGCGTATTTCAATGGAGGGGCAAGAGGCTATAGTATAAAACTAGATAATCAGaggcttggatgtaatgtaaagaagttttactgtactgagagggtggtagataaacggaACAGATTTCCAACGTATGTATCAGAGGTTAATAtggcgagggaatttaaacatgtttggGCTCAGATAAGATGGACCAGATGGTTgttatctgcagtcaaattctgtgttttggAGATCTTGAAAACGGTTGTacgatatgaaaaaaaaaacatatagaccacctagtaaaaaataaaataataatttgaatacttttttgttataatcttcaacaataataatactactaccactactaatGTCTATAAACATCCTATAAAGAGGTagcttaatatttttatgtttaaatacagATCTTACAATAGTTGGATGCTATGTGCAAACTACTAAGAAAGTTATTCCGGCTTCAAAGACATACACAATAGCATAACACTCACCATACACCTATCGATAATTCTATTAAATTCACTGGGATCATTCGAAAACCTACCTATGAAAATGggtatattttcatttgttgtcttcaacaatgtattaaaaaagtgcatttttccCAGGGGTCGGTAAGGTATGGAACACAATCTAGACACTGAGGGGGTACATTGTCGGTGATACATCCTAACTCCCAtccctatatactgagccagatactgaCGGTGGTAGAGTATAACTCCCAATATCACATCAGTATATTAAAagcactttttaattttatgtgctGGGTCATTGGTTCAAGCTTTTCTAGTTTTTACACCAAGTAGCTGCATTGTGTCCAATAACGATACATTATTAAGAGCCAGTTTACGTATATAAAAGTACTGACTAGAAGAAACTATGAAAGGTTCAGAATGCACAATTAAGAATATGAACACTGATTCATCACAGatcaacaaattacatttttatgatgttaatGTTAGGGGAGGacctgccccagcacccagattgcacacatgcGATCTGCCACCTTTCTTTCTGCTCCTCAGtattctctttatttcaatattcttactaccctgcttgttaccccctctcccccctttgtagttcacttactgTGCTAAGCGGAGGAGACAAAGGGGCGCTGAGTGGTTGCTTTTTCATGATCGACCACACAGTGCCCTTCTCCTCCGCTCCCTGCTGCCTGGGTGCTGCGCATACATAAATTTACAGTTATACttttatcaaaaaaagaaatttgcaCAGCATACTTCCTTTAGCAGCTTCTAGGATTTATGATCAGATTATGGTCAGACTGTAGACCATATTAACACGAGTGACCAAAACATTCCTGAAATCTATTTCATTTCAAAAACAATAGGGCCAGATGTGCAGAACACACTTGCATATGTTAGTACCGGTGGAGTTTACAAAtgctttgatatatatatatatattgattttttcccATAAAGAAGGATTTCCTACGCAGTTAAACTAAATTTTGTACAGAAACAATGGACATGACAGCAACTCAATGCCGGTAACTCGACAGGAAACACAACTGCGTAATGTTGTGAATATGACATAACATTCAAAAGTCAGATCTCCGCAGCAAACTGCATTTTGAAAACAAATGcaatttttaatatgtatttctcTCAAGGAAGTGTATTGTCTCTCTATACTTAAAGTTAGTGTGGTAGTTGTTCTCCTATGGCTAATTACCATATGGAGATGCACAATTTTGGTTTTAACAGCAGCGTTCAATAAATTGCCGTTTCTTAGTAATGTTATTTCGTACATAATCTCTATAATTCCGATTAAAACTTTATAAATGGCTGCTGAGTGGTCCTCACCCGCACCCACCAGTATCCAGCCCCATGTGTGTTAGAATTTTGTGATAGACAAGGCAggactggcactttaaggccaacggcCACCTGACGACATAAGCGCAGCAATGGCTGGATATGCGAGGCTGGCACCAGAAGCTCACCCAGCATTTGTCCCttgtgccaggtggccagtccaggcctcgTGACAGAACAGAATATTGTGGGAATACTTAAAAAGAGACAccaaatttttaaaaattatccCACGCTATGTTTGAGAGTTACTACAAAAATTTCTCAAATGCCAAACCAGACACAAACTAACGTGAGTCAAATTAATTTGAAAACGTAATTTTCCTGAGGGACCTTCCCGCCATTTTTGATAAAATGATGTGTCGTTTCTCcagcacattcacacacatgtgGGTATTACGAAATACTAAATTGAAAACATAATTGCTTTTGTTTAGACCATAGAAATTTTTAATATGCTTGGTGTTGCAATATCTTATTCATTTCGTGTAGTTGTAattgcatattttgtttttctcaaaccagacagttttaatattaaatatgtttttaagaaGTACCACTAAAAGCATTTGTGTTTCAACCAAATTCCCCCAACATGACCCCTTCATGATTGAGATTGCTAATAAATCTATAGATTTAATAGAAAATTATAAACACTAACATTGAACTTATGgaattgaaaaatgtaaactcTTGAAGCGAACATATTTGTAGATGGCAGGTAAACTTAAAGATAGATATTAATGCAGTATAAGCAAGCAGGTGTACAGTAATAAATGAAACCCGATGTTAGTCAGTAAATTTTAAACCTTTCCCAGTTAGTGGATAAGGGGAAATACTGTCTTATTTGGGACACTGATGGAGAAATTGTACCCCAATCCATAAAGCCGCTCTACTACCCAGTTTCTATAGCTCCCACCTGttaaaattaaagggaacaAGAAATGCGTCCAGTGCCAAATAGaaccagtattttttttttaattaaaactatgttatacacaaacatacatgtaTAGTTCAGTCATCTCTACCTGTAAGAATGATAATGTCAATAAAGGCATCCTACAGCAAATATAATGGCTTACTTACAGAAATGGTTATATAAAAACGCTTCTAAGTGTCGGCTTAAGCCGGTCAGAATTCATtgaaattattttcaatacataCTGCCCCACGACCGATTTTCTGGATGGGATAAGTTTCATGCTGTAGGCCGTCACCTCTTAACATAGAATGGCAACATTGAAATTCAGGACTGACACTAGAAACATTTGTAGTGAtataagtattgttgtcaatgtttttgccGGTTGAACGCTTCCTGTATCACATGTGTTCTTGATACGTTGACGACGGCACACCTCTAGTGATCTCACAAGCAATTCAATATGCCTGTTCAACGTAAAATCTGAAttcagtctctctctgcccaccatcctgCATAGATGGGGCAATCCGTGTTGTGCTGGGGTACGTTGGGCCTTTTGGTTGCAGGTTAGTCgtggaaagtgttgcattgtttgttgggctgtcactcatttattgtatgttactgtgtttttgtctcttattaaatatctgtataaggctaggtttccacttgggtttttttagctaaaaacgcctataaaaacgccaatagcgccacctggcgtttttttgtgaaaaacgcatgcagccagatgttagctgtaattcaatgggaaatcgcaaaatgccatttccacttggcgtttttctgtttggcgttttttcagtcctctttggcgtttttctgcttttttgggctctgtggcagtttttcaaaactgcagcatgttgacactctggcgttttttgcaagaaatcttggctttttttctccaatagaagtctatgggagagaaaaaacgccatgaaaaagccatgtgggtttattgccttggcgttttttatggcgttttttccacagttacaatgcagaggatggacccagtatctgtgtgtcctacgagaaataggctgaaaacaaacagtttcacacaaaacaaagtcctggactggttcatattgaattttacaccatttggaacaaacatgccattacaaacaaacatacgcgaccagatcctgcgtgccaaaagcaacagctaacaatttgcaccatcatttggggccaatcttcccagaggagcagacattcggaataaagcatgccttacaaaccacagaaaagagacaaaagggtctaccaagtaaatgacatcaggagagggcagatacttgccatttatcctaatcccttttagctgggtgaaacttctaacttgtaaaggctggaaaaactgcctaaggtcaaaaaaagcaatttccacagaaaggctaaaacgccagaaaaaactccagaaaaaacgccaaaacgcaggtaaatgcagtggcagttttcttggcagttttcctggcgtttttcatcaagaaaaaaacgccggacaaaaacccaagtggaaacctagcctaaagtagatgagcaatatattttttatatttggtttaacatAACAAACAGCAAAAAAGGTTCCCAGATGGTCTATCCAGACCCACCCGATATCTCTGATGAGTCCTCCTGCAGGCAAATCACAGGTACTGAGATCAGCAATGGAGGCCTGCTTACCAACAACAGTGGGGATCGAAGTGAAAAGAGGAAGAAACTGCTAAcaaaatttgaagaaaaaaaaaagtaaaattgcaactttatttttttttttttaaacggatATATTCATACTAAAATGACAAGACCATACAAAAAGGTGGTTTAAAGGGAAAGCCTTATCTGTAATAcaatgtgtgggtacactaaacatagaaaaagggaatcatggtttaacaaagATATACCAACTATGGCACACAAAAAATAAGTCTGGTCAGTAAAACCAGTGGTTAGGAGAGGGGTTAATGTTTAATGCAGTATTTGCACCTCAACCAATATAATGGGTTTCCAACTTATAATATAGTATACAAACTACTATATGTTGGATTATAGGGCAATTGAGTATGGTTAacctacacacaaaaaatgaatgttaaatataaatggGTAGACTGGAGTACAGAggacagtgaaaatatttaacaggcTCACAGATTATTCTGAAAACATAAAGGGTTTAGACAGGACATGGCAACTTGGAGTTTGTGCATTAGAATTATGaaatgaaaaggaaataaataaaaaaagccacATTATTTAAGCGAGGATTTATTGATTATATACGGGGCACCGTCATAAATAAGGCCTTTAAAAGTCCACAAACTTTGTACAGCTAACACTTTTTGTAATTACAGCCGAACTTGTCTGGCTCCTAATTGATTCAGTTTCATACGGCTGCAAGAGGCTGAAAGAAATAAAGGAAAAGTTATCACTATTACAGCAACCGAAAAACTATAGAAGACTTAGTAGGCGATACATGTGTATCCTGTGAATACAGGCAACCTGTGAATCCCAGAATGGTTGTCATCAGTGCTCTAGTGTCCTAAAAGACAAAGTAATGTGTGTATTAAGtgttgtgaaaaataaaatttgtttttaaatgcttttcaaGTTTATAAATATCAAAAGCCGCATAAAAGAGTCTTATATCTGATGTTGGAAAGACATCaataaggaaaaacaaaacaaacaaacacagaatacacacacacactcacacaataGCATTTTAGTTGTATTGCTGAAGCTAAATGGCAAAATGACTTCTTTGTAATTAGTCTATAAGCtcattgagcagggccctcttcacctgtGTTACATACTgcttatgtcctgtccacccattgtacagcgctacggaatttgatggcgctatataaaataataataatgcgtaCAAATAATTCTATAGTTACCTTTATGTTTGCTCCTCCTCTTCGCTTTCAATCTGTAGGTCATCTTCCACTAAAGGGCAAGGAAACAGAGCAcacaagaagaaaagagaatatACCATACAGTATAGGCTACGCTTAGTACATGCCGAGTGAGGCCTTGAACctaatgagagaaaaaaaaaaagaaaagaaaaggaagcagACATTCCCAAAACTCTCGTTACACAGCCCCAATTCACAAAAGCTTTACACTGCCTCTTGGCAAAAATAATAAGCTTCCCTTAGTACCTGGCCTTATCTTGTATCTaccttagccttatgcctatcccatccaacatctaccacttctgctggaaggctattccatgcatccgctaccctttcagtaaagtactATTTCctaatgttacttttaaacctttgcccctctaacATAaggctatgtcctcttgttgtggtagtatttcgcCCTTTAAATAAACTCTTTGTTTATCATGTCGACTCCCTTCAAATATTTAAACGTTTCCATCACATCCCCAACGTcacatctttcttccaggctatataggttaagatccttgaACCTtccctggtaagttttatccccTAATCCATGAAGcatttagtagcccttctctgagcTTTCTCCAACACAGCTACATCCTTCtggatacggtctccagtactgtacacaatccTCCAAGTGAGGAGTACAACGGCACGAGCGCTTCCTCCTTCCTACCGCTAAACAATATTGGAATCTCTTCCTGCTATGAAGTTCTGTTTTTgtacattattaatttattattattcttttatttatatagtaaataaaaatgtacaatacaTTGAAGTGGAAAATCACAGTCCTTAGACCAATCCTCAAGTAACCAGCTTGCCGGACGCTTAGGCATCGTTACATGCACCTGTGTTTAAGGAGGGAAATCCTCATATCCTGGCCTGCTCTTGGTTCTTTGAACATTGGCCTGCGAAACCTCATTTTAGATTTTACCACATGAGGTGTAGAGAACACAACATGTACACTTGCTACAAAACTACTTACGGGTCAGATGCTGTCCTGAGATATAGACCGGACCAGAACCAGAAGTAAGGATGAAGGTGACTGGCGGGCTGAGTTCCAAACCATCTACATTAATCTGGGACAGGGGAAACGAGTTGCGTTAAAAACGGGACAGGCGAAGATTGAGCTCCTTCCTAACCTACTGTGCGCTGGGATAACAATGGACTGGAATGGCAGATGTATTACATCATACTTCATGCAAttaggaaagtaaaacaaggagtCGTGAGGTAGGAAGGGCATGCATGATGAAGAAGGGCATTCCAACTACGAACTAAAACTACTACTACATACAATGGAATAAATCTATATGTACCAAGCCATGGTTTACTATGCATGGTATGCTATAGGTCTACATTTATATGAGCGCTGCTATGTGAAGCATTCAATAAGACTAGAAAGCTATAGGGTGACCCCACACAAAAAGGGTCCATGAAAGAAGACTGATGATAAGATACCATAGGAAGTACAGACAGCCGGAGAGACGCAATGGTCACGGGTTTCCCCTGCGTGTGTTTTAACTCCACCGAAATCACATTCATTTCATCTTTAGCGTCAGGCCCCAAGCAAATCTACCGGAAAACAAACATAGCTGTTTTTTTGGGGATTGAATCTGTAGAACTTTAGTCAATACACATGTAATGAAAGTAGATATAGCAAGATTGACCCCCCCAACACAATACATATCAAAGATGGAGTCTTCAGTTAATTAAGATACAAAGATGCAGTTAATGAAGTTTTTAAGACCTCagtggtctcttcttcagatggaacgGGATTAGCCTAAATAGCTACTCTCTTAATGATGCCAGTAAATGCCTCTAGGGTGTGACActgagagatatatatatatatatatataatatttt includes the following:
- the LOC128491521 gene encoding nucleoplasmin-like, which encodes MSGDELQSFNLSSIHPEEEEKPVSVLWGCKLSKECKKCVFETEDDFLEHLLGLKTICLGPDAKDEMNVISVELKHTQGKPVTIASLRLSVLPMINVDGLELSPPVTFILTSGSGPVYISGQHLTLEDDLQIESEEEEQT